In Veillonellaceae bacterium, one DNA window encodes the following:
- a CDS encoding DUF386 domain-containing protein gives MIYGCIRNIDDEKQQFSARLQKGLEFIKNSDFTKMAEGRYEIDGDNIYATVADYDTEPKNQRRPEAHRKYLDIQYLAAGEEYIGCSFLSEQNELLEDYDEARDLVFYKNAVDEADILLNPGVYAILLPSDVHRPGCAVKAPGKVRKVVVKIKL, from the coding sequence GTGATATACGGATGTATTAGAAACATTGATGATGAGAAACAGCAATTTTCAGCAAGACTGCAAAAAGGACTGGAATTCATTAAAAACAGCGATTTTACTAAAATGGCTGAAGGGCGGTATGAAATCGATGGTGACAATATTTATGCCACTGTTGCCGATTATGATACCGAGCCGAAAAATCAGAGACGTCCCGAAGCTCACCGTAAATATCTTGATATCCAATACCTTGCTGCTGGTGAGGAATATATCGGCTGCAGCTTTCTGTCGGAACAAAATGAGCTTCTGGAAGACTATGATGAAGCCCGCGATCTTGTTTTTTACAAGAATGCCGTTGATGAAGCCGATATTTTGCTAAATCCAGGTGTTTATGCAATATTGCTGCCGTCTGACGTTCACCGGCCGGGGTGTGCTGTAAAGGCGCCCGGTAAAGTCAGAAAGGTAGTTGTAAAAATTAAATTATAA
- a CDS encoding tartrate dehydrogenase — MKTYKIALLPGDGVGKEVIPEGMKVLHQASQLDGTFKLETTTYPWGSDYYFEHNQMMPGNALDILRQFDAIYLGAIGHPDIADHIGVGQVVFKIRQGFNQYINLRPIKLLPGVDCPLKNKGPQDIDMVFVRENTEGEYGDIGGTFMPDTTEETVMQTNIFTRKGTERAMRYAFELARKRRGQLASITKSNALKHSMVFWDKIFAEMAQKYEDVQTRKVLVDAMAMFMVTNPERFDVVVASNLFGDILTDLGAGLQGGLGFVPGANINPEKDYPSMFEPIHGSAPDIAGKGIANPIATIWAGQMMLEHLGEQNAADRIMKAISEVCAEGKIKTRDMGGQNSTSEMGDAVAAKL; from the coding sequence ATGAAAACATATAAAATTGCTTTACTCCCCGGTGACGGTGTCGGCAAAGAAGTTATTCCAGAGGGAATGAAAGTTCTTCACCAAGCCAGCCAACTCGATGGAACCTTCAAACTCGAAACGACCACTTATCCTTGGGGCTCGGATTATTATTTTGAACATAACCAGATGATGCCCGGAAATGCACTTGATATCCTGCGCCAGTTTGATGCTATATATTTAGGCGCCATCGGCCATCCCGATATCGCCGACCATATTGGCGTAGGACAAGTAGTTTTTAAAATCAGGCAGGGCTTCAACCAATATATCAATCTCCGCCCCATAAAGCTTCTCCCTGGCGTAGACTGTCCTCTTAAGAATAAAGGACCGCAGGATATTGATATGGTTTTTGTCCGCGAAAATACCGAAGGTGAATATGGTGACATTGGCGGCACCTTTATGCCTGATACAACAGAAGAAACGGTAATGCAGACAAATATCTTCACCCGCAAGGGCACTGAGCGAGCCATGCGTTATGCCTTCGAGTTGGCGAGGAAACGCCGCGGCCAGTTAGCCAGCATTACCAAGTCAAATGCCTTAAAGCATTCAATGGTTTTTTGGGATAAAATCTTTGCCGAAATGGCGCAGAAATACGAGGATGTCCAGACTCGCAAAGTGCTTGTTGACGCTATGGCAATGTTCATGGTAACAAACCCTGAGCGTTTCGATGTTGTTGTTGCCTCTAATCTCTTTGGCGACATCTTAACCGATCTTGGCGCAGGACTGCAAGGCGGTCTTGGCTTTGTTCCTGGGGCCAACATCAACCCGGAAAAAGACTATCCATCAATGTTTGAGCCCATCCACGGCTCGGCTCCTGATATTGCCGGCAAGGGTATCGCCAATCCTATCGCTACTATCTGGGCTGGACAGATGATGCTTGAGCATCTCGGCGAGCAAAACGCCGCCGACCGTATTATGAAGGCCATTTCTGAAGTCTGCGCTGAAGGCAAAATAAAAACCCGCGACATGGGCGGGCAAAATAGCACTAGCGAAATGGGCGATGCTGTAGCAGCCAAGCTTTAA